One stretch of Pedobacter riviphilus DNA includes these proteins:
- a CDS encoding lantibiotic dehydratase, which yields MLQLLANAEQPADLSRFIRDFRARFDQERVPLLLALDPDGGLHYGEMAPSMPDQDILENIPFPEPEDENRTLGWHASQQFIFRLWIGDTLRDPWSPLQISEGDVIKLENHKKAVLPLPQTQALMYRSTGEHLIIESSGGVTAASLIGRFSCFSDPVHQFCRELAAKETTANPEVVFADIAQQSDSHVDNINRRKPIYAHEIPLNVFPSQPAENLVLPGELMLSLKGDELILESSKLNKRVIPRLATAYNFRNNHSPVFRLLCDLQFQGVQAGLSFSLENFFPGLTFYPRVCYGKVILCLAKWNFKESDIAPLTARDNVDPFKTLDGFRRKHHLPRHITIGATDQQLVFDLANSTEVRFFLQCIDGLKQITIQEYLLPDRSVLSGKKPLAGQMIAFLAHENNIYKPLKKESTTVYGEKQRDFLMGSNWLYLKIFCIPRASEEILSKVIFPFIKAQKKRIKNWFFIRYSDKGYHLRLRIQAEEHDLGAILVALRKKIESSGHDKLIRDFQGDTYRRELERYGPGLISHVEELFCVGSHLAAFALTLRGNSSLQLSEFELATLTAYRMVSCFFPSLADALDYLGKVKDRFMAEFRADKTLKIAMDEKYREKKLLIADLLESKELSKHLLPLLKQMSVLNGLTSSYSNDKKMVLLADLVHMQLNRTFSVRQRQQELLVYYCLQKYNASLLARGKSSV from the coding sequence GTGCTGCAGTTATTGGCAAACGCTGAGCAGCCTGCTGATCTGTCGCGTTTTATCCGTGATTTCCGTGCCCGCTTTGATCAGGAAAGGGTGCCTTTGCTGCTGGCCTTAGATCCCGATGGAGGGCTGCATTATGGGGAGATGGCGCCATCCATGCCTGACCAGGATATCCTGGAGAATATTCCTTTCCCTGAACCGGAAGATGAAAATAGAACACTTGGATGGCATGCCTCCCAGCAGTTTATCTTCAGGCTCTGGATAGGGGATACCCTTCGCGATCCCTGGTCGCCCCTGCAGATCAGTGAAGGTGATGTGATTAAACTGGAAAATCATAAAAAGGCAGTATTGCCTTTGCCCCAGACGCAGGCGCTCATGTACCGTTCGACGGGCGAGCACCTGATCATCGAAAGTTCGGGTGGGGTAACCGCCGCTTCGCTGATCGGAAGGTTTTCCTGTTTCAGTGATCCGGTACACCAGTTTTGCCGCGAGCTTGCCGCAAAGGAAACTACTGCAAACCCAGAAGTTGTTTTTGCCGACATTGCCCAGCAGTCTGATAGCCATGTGGACAATATCAATCGTCGCAAGCCCATTTATGCTCACGAGATACCCCTGAATGTATTTCCTTCGCAGCCAGCTGAAAACCTGGTACTGCCAGGCGAACTCATGCTTTCTCTTAAAGGGGATGAATTGATATTAGAGTCGTCTAAGTTGAACAAAAGAGTAATTCCCCGGCTGGCGACGGCCTATAACTTTCGAAATAACCATTCGCCGGTTTTCCGGCTATTGTGCGATCTGCAATTTCAGGGGGTACAGGCAGGACTGTCATTTAGCCTGGAGAACTTTTTTCCAGGCCTTACTTTTTATCCACGGGTCTGTTACGGAAAGGTGATCCTCTGCCTGGCGAAATGGAATTTTAAGGAATCTGACATAGCGCCATTAACTGCACGAGATAACGTTGATCCATTCAAAACCCTGGATGGTTTTCGCAGAAAGCACCACCTGCCCCGGCACATCACCATAGGGGCAACAGACCAGCAGTTGGTTTTTGATCTGGCCAATTCCACTGAGGTGAGGTTTTTTCTGCAGTGCATTGATGGTTTAAAGCAGATAACCATTCAGGAATATTTATTGCCAGACCGCTCCGTTCTGTCTGGTAAAAAGCCACTTGCAGGACAGATGATTGCTTTTCTTGCCCACGAAAATAATATTTATAAACCCTTAAAAAAGGAAAGTACTACTGTTTACGGCGAAAAGCAACGCGACTTTTTAATGGGGAGTAACTGGCTTTACCTTAAAATTTTCTGCATTCCACGTGCTTCGGAAGAAATCCTTAGTAAGGTGATTTTTCCGTTCATCAAAGCACAGAAAAAGCGGATCAAAAATTGGTTTTTCATCCGCTACAGCGATAAAGGTTATCACCTGCGTTTGCGTATTCAGGCGGAAGAACATGATCTTGGCGCAATACTCGTGGCCTTGCGAAAAAAAATTGAATCATCCGGACATGATAAACTCATCCGGGATTTCCAGGGAGATACCTACCGGAGAGAACTCGAACGGTATGGCCCCGGTCTCATTTCACATGTTGAGGAACTTTTTTGCGTGGGAAGCCACCTTGCTGCGTTTGCGTTAACTTTAAGGGGGAACAGTTCCCTTCAACTTAGCGAATTTGAACTGGCCACACTTACTGCCTATCGCATGGTCAGCTGCTTTTTTCCGTCTCTGGCTGATGCTCTGGATTACCTTGGTAAGGTGAAGGACCGGTTTATGGCGGAGTTCAGGGCAGATAAAACGCTTAAGATCGCAATGGATGAGAAATACCGGGAGAAGAAATTATTAATAGCGGATTTGCTGGAAAGCAAAGAATTATCGAAGCACCTTTTGCCGCTTTTAAAGCAGATGTCAGTTTTAAACGGGCTTACCAGCAGCTATTCAAATGATAAAAAAATGGTGCTATTAGCCGATCTGGTACATATGCAACTGAACCGGACTTTTTCCGTTAGACAAAGGCAACAGGAGTTGCTCGTTTACTATTGCCTGCAAAAGTATAATGCTTCGCTTTTGGCCCGCGGAAAATCTTCAGTCTAG
- a CDS encoding lantibiotic dehydratase encodes MKESQSMLYRFLPQLFLRAPYYSFTGYDLSRLPEVLQEQAFRNAVFLASAAFYALLEKKEFDFDKLADKEKHTLYKYYNRMCFRPTPFGSFSSFTLLQWASGGQVRLAGSDESILHLWPDQNFLRKLKNRAEADLPDGLMVNPTLYRFNDVFRYTKSSLDDKGRFSFSLEGIAAVKFNVQLFSFLSSKKISKKILLSWIVQHAECLAEDAEEYIGFLLDAGAVFNGTQGRVISNEVSERFPGLPGWSNFWKNYIRIPLLGEADLSALARDVGKIAKENKPFGQPFYAALERPNNTGGQIALNRKNCPKQSMCCSYWQTLSSLLICRVLSVISVPALIRKGCLCCWP; translated from the coding sequence ATGAAAGAAAGTCAGTCAATGCTATACCGGTTTTTACCGCAGTTATTTTTACGGGCACCGTACTATAGCTTTACAGGCTATGATCTCTCGCGGTTGCCGGAAGTGTTGCAGGAACAGGCTTTTCGCAATGCAGTTTTTTTGGCAAGCGCAGCGTTTTATGCGCTGCTTGAAAAAAAGGAATTTGATTTCGATAAATTAGCAGATAAGGAAAAACATACCCTTTATAAGTATTATAACCGGATGTGTTTCCGGCCAACCCCTTTTGGAAGCTTCTCCTCCTTCACTTTACTGCAATGGGCAAGCGGTGGTCAGGTCAGGCTTGCCGGAAGCGATGAGTCAATCCTTCATTTATGGCCTGACCAGAATTTTTTGAGAAAATTGAAGAACAGGGCGGAGGCTGATCTGCCAGACGGATTAATGGTCAACCCTACGCTGTACCGGTTTAATGACGTTTTCCGCTATACGAAATCATCTTTGGATGATAAGGGCCGGTTTAGTTTTTCTCTGGAAGGGATTGCAGCCGTAAAATTTAATGTACAGCTGTTTTCATTTTTATCTTCAAAGAAGATTTCAAAAAAAATACTGCTGAGCTGGATTGTGCAGCACGCTGAATGTTTAGCAGAAGATGCAGAAGAATACATCGGGTTTCTGCTTGATGCAGGGGCGGTTTTCAATGGCACTCAGGGAAGAGTAATCAGCAATGAGGTGAGTGAGCGCTTCCCTGGCTTACCTGGCTGGAGTAATTTCTGGAAAAATTACATCAGGATTCCCTTATTGGGTGAAGCCGATCTGTCGGCTTTGGCCAGGGATGTCGGTAAAATTGCAAAGGAAAATAAGCCTTTTGGCCAGCCATTTTATGCAGCACTGGAAAGGCCAAATAACACTGGGGGCCAGATAGCGCTGAACAGGAAGAATTGTCCAAAGCAGTCCATGTGCTGCAGTTATTGGCAAACGCTGAGCAGCCTGCTGATCTGTCGCGTTTTATCCGTGATTTCCGTGCCCGCTTTGATCAGGAAAGGGTGCCTTTGCTGCTGGCCTTAG
- a CDS encoding MauE/DoxX family redox-associated membrane protein — MKAIFKSTVPPLLVLLFVYAAFSKLFTFSAFDQQLHNQAFPGWLADFLLYFLIPAELVTALLLCFKRTVLVGLLVSTVLLLAFTAYIALVLADYFSKEPCSCGGVLKWLGWKSHLIFNLVFTALTITSLTIHLKQEVRDNE; from the coding sequence ATGAAGGCAATTTTTAAATCCACGGTTCCTCCCCTGCTCGTACTGCTGTTTGTATACGCTGCATTCAGTAAACTCTTTACTTTTTCAGCTTTTGACCAGCAGCTCCACAACCAGGCCTTTCCCGGCTGGCTTGCAGATTTTCTACTGTATTTTTTGATCCCAGCAGAACTTGTTACCGCACTCCTGCTATGTTTCAAAAGGACCGTACTCGTTGGTCTGCTGGTTTCAACTGTACTTCTGCTCGCCTTTACCGCCTACATCGCACTGGTGTTGGCAGACTATTTCAGCAAGGAGCCCTGTAGCTGCGGCGGCGTATTAAAATGGCTCGGATGGAAGTCGCACCTCATTTTTAACCTCGTATTCACCGCATTAACGATAACTAGCTTAACTATTCATCTAAAGCAGGAGGTTCGTGACAACGAGTAA
- a CDS encoding RagB/SusD family nutrient uptake outer membrane protein, whose protein sequence is MKKRYYFGYWLLLAILCIGISGCKQLLDEKPDQRLVIPSALGDFQALMDNFGVLTANDLISAEISADDYYLTDADLAALPSEYERRMYSWQKDNLFEPGSNEWAYLYKAVYSCNAVLEGMEASTIERDVKFNNVKGQALVYRAKCFLQGLGVWAKAYQVSSAADLGIPLRPSADFNTPSTRATVQEGYQKVLSDLKAAVPLLPDRALSATRPSKASAYGLLARAFLYMGDYQAAENYADSCLRINGVLLDYNKLNVADRYPIALFNPEVVFNTFVPPSTIVTSTRAKIVPELLQSYHTDDLRKQVFYLQSGGAYYFKGTYFQPALFFGLATDEMFLTLAECQVRNGKTALGIQTLNKLLVARFKAGTFVPLAASDKTTALDMVLTERRKELVMRGMRWMDIKRLNADGGSIVLKRTIGGTVYTLTPNDKRYALPLPEDIIALTGMPQNER, encoded by the coding sequence ATGAAAAAGAGATACTATTTTGGATATTGGCTATTGCTGGCTATTTTGTGTATTGGGATTTCAGGCTGTAAGCAGCTTTTGGATGAAAAACCCGATCAGCGGCTAGTCATCCCCTCAGCCCTGGGCGATTTCCAGGCGCTGATGGACAATTTCGGCGTGCTGACCGCTAACGATCTGATTTCAGCGGAAATATCGGCTGATGATTATTACCTTACCGATGCCGACCTTGCGGCCCTGCCAAGCGAATATGAGCGCAGGATGTACAGTTGGCAAAAGGATAATCTTTTTGAACCTGGAAGCAACGAGTGGGCCTATCTGTACAAAGCCGTATATTCCTGTAATGCAGTATTGGAGGGAATGGAAGCCTCAACGATTGAAAGGGACGTCAAATTCAACAATGTAAAAGGACAGGCACTGGTATACCGCGCCAAATGCTTTTTGCAGGGGCTCGGCGTCTGGGCAAAGGCTTACCAGGTATCTTCAGCAGCAGACCTCGGTATTCCGCTGCGCCCAAGTGCCGATTTCAATACGCCTTCTACCAGGGCGACCGTACAGGAAGGTTACCAAAAGGTACTTTCTGATCTAAAAGCAGCGGTGCCGCTTTTGCCGGACAGAGCATTAAGTGCCACCAGGCCATCAAAAGCGAGTGCCTATGGGCTTTTGGCGCGTGCCTTTTTATATATGGGCGATTACCAGGCCGCTGAAAATTACGCTGATTCCTGCCTGCGGATCAATGGGGTGCTTCTGGATTATAATAAACTTAATGTTGCCGACCGCTATCCTATAGCGCTGTTTAATCCTGAAGTGGTTTTTAACACGTTTGTTCCACCTTCAACAATTGTAACCAGCACCAGGGCCAAGATTGTTCCCGAGCTTTTGCAATCCTACCATACTGATGATTTGAGAAAGCAGGTATTTTATTTACAGAGTGGGGGTGCTTATTATTTTAAAGGTACCTATTTCCAGCCCGCACTTTTTTTCGGACTAGCTACTGATGAAATGTTCCTCACCCTTGCCGAGTGCCAGGTAAGGAACGGAAAAACGGCCCTTGGCATACAGACGCTGAACAAGCTTTTGGTGGCTAGGTTTAAAGCCGGAACATTTGTGCCCCTGGCAGCGAGTGACAAAACTACCGCACTGGATATGGTGTTGACCGAAAGGAGAAAGGAACTGGTAATGAGGGGGATGAGGTGGATGGATATTAAACGATTGAATGCCGATGGTGGAAGTATCGTGCTGAAGCGCACAATAGGGGGAACTGTTTATACCTTAACACCAAATGATAAGCGGTATGCGCTGCCGCTGCCTGAAGATATCATTGCACTAACGGGCATGCCCCAGAATGAGCGGTAA